Genomic DNA from Chloroflexota bacterium:
ACCTGTATTCTGAAAACATCCTCGGCTTTTACGACGATGAGGCCGGGGAGGCGGGCAAGCTGTTCATCATCACCGAGAGCGGGCGGCTGGGCGCAGTGGAGCGCGTGACGTTCGCCCACGAGTTTCAACATGCTCTACAAGATCAGACCTACGGCCTCAAGGCCCTCGGCCTGAGCGACGAGGGCTGGGAGGCCGACTCGGAAAAATCCGCCGCCGCCCAGGCGCTGGTGGAAGGCGAGGCCATGGTGCTCGAAGGGCTGTGGCAGGAACAATACTTCACCCAGGCCGATTGGGATGAATACAATGCCAACGCCTACGCCGACCCGGACTCGGCCTACTACCGCGCGCCCGCCTACCTGCAAAAAGATTTCTACTTCCCCTACGACCAGGGCTTCCAATTCGTCAAGCGACTCTACGACCGGGGCGGCTGGGCCGAGGTGGACGCCGCCTTTGCCAACCCGCCCCTCAGCACCGAGATGATCCTGCACCCAGAAAAGTTTGACTCAGGTGAAGTTCCGCAAATCGTGGCCGCGCCCGTCCTCACCGACACCCTCGGCGCAAACTGGCGGCAGATTGACACCAACGTAATGGGCGAGTGGTACACCTCACTCATCCTTGAACAGAAAATTGACGAGGGCGAGGCGGCAGATGCCGCCGCCGGCTGGGGCGGCGACCGCTACACCGTCTCTTACAACGACTCCGCTGATCAAACCGTCGTCGCCTGGCACATTGTCTGGGACACGACGAGCGACACCGAAGAATTTGTGGATGCCTTCCAGCAGTACGGCGACGCCCGCTTTGGCGGCTCGGCAAAGGTTGGCGAGGGAAGTTTGTGCTGGCTGGACGGTAGCGCCTGCCTCTACTTCGCCCCGCAAGCTACGCTGTGGATTCTTGCACCCGACGCGGAAACGTTGGAGAAGGTGAGAGAGGCGGTTGATTTCTGAGAGGCTTATTGCGTATTCAGTATTGCGTATTGCGTAGTGAGTAAACGATACGCAATACGTATTCGCCGCTTCGACACTTTGATGCTCGACTTCGCCCGCATCCACGCCCTGCTCTTCGACCTGGACGGCACGCTAGCCGACACCGACGATGCTTACATCGCCGCCGTCGCCCGCATCATCCAACCCTTCCACGTTCTGTTTCCGGGCCGCAGTCCCACCCGCTTTTTGCGCTGGGGGCTGATGACGACCGAGACGCCCCTCAACTGGCTGATGACGGTTCCCGACCGCCTGAATCTCGATACGCTCCTGGCAACCGCCACCGACACTTTGTATCGCCTGCGCGGGCAAGGCTCGGCCAAACGTTTTCTGCTCATCGAAGGCGTCAGGCCGATGTTGGAGAGTCTGGCCGCCCGTTATCCGCTGGCGCTCGTCACTTCCCGTGACCGTCGCAACGCCGAAGGGTTTCTGGAGCAGTTTGAACTGCGCCCTTATTTTCAAGTTGTGGTCTCGGCCCTCACCGCGCCCCGTATCAAACCACACCCGGCCCCGGTTTACCATGCGGCCCAGCAACTCGGCCTGCCGGTTGAAAACTGTGTGATGATTGGCGACACGACGATGGACATTCGGGCGGGCCGCCGAGCTGGGGCGCAAACAGTGGGCGTGTTGTGCGGCTTTGGCGAGCGAAGGGAATTGGAGCGAGCGGGAGCGACTCTGATTTTGAACAAGACTGCCGAGTTGACGGATGTGTTGTTGAAGCAACCGGCTTGGGAGAATTGAGTGCCTGATTCAAAAGAGCCTATCAAGGCCATCCTTCACGATATCCTCAGGGCCTCGCCCCACATCACGGCGGCGGCAGTGGTGCACTTGAGCGGATTGATCGTCGTTTCGGTGATGCCGTATTACGTGGAAGAAGAGCGCGTGTCGGCCATGTCGGCGGTGATGCTCCTGCTGGGCGAGCGCCTGACCGGAGCCATGAAGAACGGCCAGCTCAACAAGGTGTACGTTCGGGGCGAAACCGGCCACACCGTCATCACGGCAATCGGCGAAGAGGCAGTGTTGTCCATCAATGCCAGCGATGAAGTGCCGCTTGGCTTGTTGTTTATTGAGATGGAACTGGCGGCTGAGAAATTGAGGGAGTTGGTGTAGAGGGAAACCCTTTCCCTACTCTTGAACCAAATCGTAGACGACTATCACAATTGGCAACAGGATTGCCAGCGCGATCAGACCCGGCCCCGCCGCCGGAATAAACTCCCTTTCAATCGTCTCTGCTAAAGTAACGCCTATCAACCAGGTGTCGGCCACCGCGGTCAACCCCAGCCCGACGATGACGCCGACGCTTCCCCATAACGTTGCCAGCGCCCACTGCTGACGATTGGGAAAGGCAAAGCGCAGAGCAATAGCCAATCCTGCGCCGATCAGAACCGAGAGGCCCATGAGGAATGAAAGTTGAGTCGCCGGGCTGGCGAAGAAAAAGGCGGTGGCGATGAGTCCGCCCGCCCCGGTGATGGCCGTTGCCACGTCGAGCGACTGTTTTTCGTCGCTCATCAGAGTCGCCATCCCAGCTACGAGTCCAACAATGCCGTGCGCCACTGCCCAGTGCGGTGAGACGAGTCCCGCAAACAACTCGCCCACGATGGTGCCCGCCGCGCCGGTCATGAAGCCGACCGCCGGGCCGAACATGAAACCGAAAAAGACCGGCACGACCAGCGCCGGTTTAAGCGTCACCTGGCTGAACGACGGGAGGGTGAATGTTTGCCCGTTGAACAGCCAGGCCAGCACGCCGTAAACAATTGCGCCCACGACCATCAACACAATTTGACGTGAGCCGACCGTCCAATCAAGTGATTCGGCGGTGGCATAAGCGACGCCAAGCACCAGCATCAGGCCGATGATGGCCGTGAGCACACGCGGCTGAACTGCCGCCGGGCTGATGTCGAGGAGCGACTCATCCTGGCTCTTGATGACCGAAGCGATGAAATAGGCGACGACGACGAGCGCCAACAGCGCAACCAGGCAGGCGGCGAGGCCTTGCAAGTTCTTCAACGAGTTTGTCATTTCTATTTGGCTCCTAAAGTGTCATTCATGCTCAACCCAACTGTAAGCGTATCGTTCGTCTTCACACTCCAGCGCGAAAGCTGTGACGTGAAGCGGGTGGAAGGTGTCGCACATCACCGCCAGTTCTTCCGTGCGCGCCTTGCCGATGCTGGCTTCTGACGTGCCAGGGTGCGGGCCGTGCGGCAGGCCGCCGGGGTGCAGGCTGAAGTCGAATTGCTCCACGCCCTTGCGGCTCATGAAGTTGCCTTCGGCGTAATACAGCACTTCGTCCGAGTTGACGTTGGCGTGATTGTAGGGCGCGGGAATCGCCAGCGGATGATAGTCGAACATGCGCGGCACGAATGAGCAGATGACGAAATTCCAGCCCTCAAAAGTCTGGTGCACTGGCGGCGGCTGATGAACACGCCCGGTGATCGGCTCGAAGTCGGCAATGTTGAAGGCGTAAGGGTAGAGGAAGCCGTCCCAGCCGATCACGTCCAGTGGGTGATGATCAAGGATGTGGCGGTGAAACTCGCCGCGCGCCTTGACTCGCACCTCAAAGTCACCCGCCTCATCATGGGTCTCCAACTCTTTCGGCACCCGGATGTCGCGCTCGCAGTAGGGGCTGTGCTCGAGGAACTGGCCGTACTCGTTGCGGTAGCGTTGAGGCGGCTCAAAGTCGTGGGCCGACTCAAAGACCAACATCCGGTGGCCGGCGCCCCGAAGTTCCATCCGCCACGTTGTGCTGATCGGAATATTGAGATAGTCGCCCGGCCCGAAGTCCAGCTTGCCAAACTGCGAGTGAAGCGTGCCTTCGCCTTGATGAATGAAGTACAACTCATGCGCTTCGCCGTTGCGGTAATGATAGCTCATGGACTCAGTCGGGCGGACGACGGCCATCGTCACATTTTCGTTGCCCAGCAAAACCCGCCGCCCGCTGAGTGGGTCGCCGCCTTGTGGAACATCCTTGCTCTTGAACAGCCGGTGGCGGAGCGGGCCGTAATCCACGTACTCCACTTTAGCGCTGCCCAGCGTTTCGGCGTGCTTGATCTGCGTGGGCTGGTGGCAGTGGTAGAGGATGGACTGGATGCCGGAGAAGCCTTTGGTGCCCATCACCTGCTCGCGATAGAGCGAGCCGTCCGGCTTGCGGAACTGGGTGTGGCGTTTGGGTGGGATTTGGCCGAGGGTGTGGTAGAAGGGCATAACCTATTCCTCCTCAGGTTCCTCATCCGTTTCAACAGGAGAGAAGCCGGATAAAAAATCTTGAATCCGAGTAGTAGCCAGTTTAGTCTTCAAATAGCTTTCTATTTTGCCGTCCGGCATAGAAGCGAGCTTGTGTTTGTAGCCCAATCGCGCTTCGAGACGTTGAGCCAAATCCCTCAGCCAATATCGCATGCTCATCTGAATAATTTCCGCTCCGATTTTATCGGCAGCCCTGCGGGTTTTGCTGGTATTGGGCAGGCGATCCACTACAATAAAAGTTTGTGAGGCGTGTGTTGTGCCGCCGATCTCCATCTCTCGGGCATAGCGTGTAAGTTTATCCTTTGAAATCTCCGAATTTCCTGGGCCGATGAAACCTATATCAAATCGGGCCAACTTGCCGGGCTGGTACAGCAACGTCGCATCGCATTCTCGCGTATCGGAGCTATCAGCCAGCCAAAAGACTTTGTGAGTTTTCGTGTTGGTTGTGCGCCCAACCAATTGGAATCCAAGCACGGAAAGGGCTGAACCAAGCACAAGCCGTTCAAACAACTTGCCATAGGTAGATTTATCTGAGCCGCGTATGGTAAGGGTCAAGCTTCCGATCGCGGTGGTCAGACGCGCAATATCCTCCCACCCCATTTCAACCCTGTTGCCTTTCTTGTCTTCAACAAACCCCAAAGTCATTTTGAGGTCGCCCATGTCTGCACGGCATTGTGCCGCTGAGGCTTGAATGATGCTTTCAAATTCCGCAACATAGGCTGCTCGCTCTTTAGGATCGCTTCTGAGAACATTCTGCACTGATTTTCCAGTCAGTCCAATGACCCACTGAGCCAGCCAAGTGCTGACTTTGTCATTTCTCTTCGTCTCTTCAAGTTGTTGCACAGCCATTTTTGATAGCTGACTAGAAAAATCATCAACTTCACTGAAACCGCGCGCGAATAGAGCTACCATAGCGCCGCTAATTTGTGCAATACGTTGCCGGGTCAACGGCTCTGTCTGTTTGCGAATGTTCTCCCCCATAAGAACACTCAAGACAGCTCGTTTGGCGGTCTCTAAGCCTATCCGTTCAATGAACTCTTTGCCGCCCCCCGTCAATAGAATTCGGCCACTCTCTGGGAACAAGTCGTTTAGCGAAACTTTATCCACGTTTCCGACTCCGTTTCACATGATATTCTCGAGGCTTCTCAAACAATCTGAGAGCGGGGGCTGGGGCCGTGCAGTTAAGCCACAGGATGTTTTCAGAAGCTTTGCCAAGCCAAGAGTCAACTGAGCCTTTGATGAGTTCGATGTAATCAGGGTTGATGTCAAATAACACGAACCGACGGCCCAGCTTTGCCGCCGCTGCCCCCACCGTGCCAGAGCCTGCAAACGGGTCCATCACCACGTCGTTTTTGAAGGAATAGTATTTGATGACTTTCTCAGCCAATTCCAGCGGAAAGGCAGCGGGGTGCTTTGAATTGGTTGCGGGTTGAATACGCCAGATGTTGGTGCGCTCATAATCGTCGTCGATCTTGGAGTCAGCTACTAATTGTCGGTCGGGGTGAGTGCGAATATGCCAGTCAATCAACATATCTGTCTGTTTGCGATAAACAAGAACATATTCGGTGACTGGCACGGCCTTGTATTGAAGAGGGTTTCGGTCAGCCGCAAACCGACGGCCTCGCCCGGTTGCCCAACCAGCGCCTTCAGGCTTGACCCAGATAATATCGTCTATGAAATCAAAGCCTTCTTCGATAAAAATTCGATGTAACTCAAAAGGCACCGCTATCCGTTTAGACGACTCATTCCGGCTTGCCCGCCGTATAAGAACAGGAGCCGTATTCATCACCAAGAAACGGCCTTCACCCAAAATTTTATGTGCTCGGCGTATTACTTGGCGCATTTCAAACAGGTACTTTTCATATTCTTCATATTCACTATACTCAGGGCGAGCGTTAAAGTAGGGGGGCGAGGTGAAGATAAGATCAACAGAACCCGCTGGCATTTCGTCTATGAGGTCAACACAATTTCCTAACCCAACTGTGTTGCGGAGCGGCGAAAGAGTATACTCAGCCTTTGATTTGTGCTTGTGAGCCACTGACCCATTGCCTCGCTGAAGCAGGCGGGCCTCTAAAATTTCGGGCTTGGTCGTCTTGTGGTAGAGAATCTCTGTTGTATAAGCATCTATAACGACTTCACCGATTTTGGCGTTTTGCTGGTCGCAAAGAGGTACGCGCCAAACATGATACCGATCATCAACTTCCGGGAGCCCTAGTTTGGCGGCTTTTTTCAGATCGATTTCCGAGAGCCAACCATCGGTGATCTCCCTTGCTTGAGCAACCGTTGTCACTAAATATTTACGAGCTTCAGAAACTAATTGCCTTTTTCGTGTCATGCTATTCTATTCCTCAGTATCCCCAACCTCTCAATCTCCAACTCCACTACATCGCCCAGCTGAAGCCAGGGGCCTTCGCCTTTGGTTAGCTCCAGCAGGCAGCCGGTGCCTACCGTGCCCGAACCCAGCACATCGCCGGGCAGGAGGAAGGCGTCAGCCGAAGCGCGCTCGACGATCTGGCCGAACGACCAGTGAATGTCCTTGAAGTTGCCGCGTGAGCGTTCGACGCCGTTCACCCGCGCCGCCATCTCCAGGTCGAACACGCCGGGCTTGCCCGTCGCCCGATCGCGCAATTCGTCAATCGTCACCAGCCACGGGCCAAGCGAGGTGGCAAAGTCCTTGGCCTTGGCCGGGCCGAGCATCTTCATCTCCTTGCGTTGAACGTCCCGCGCCGACCAGTCGTTCATGATCATATAGCCGAAAATATACTCTTCCGCTTTCTCTGCCGGGATGTCGCGCCCGGTCTTGCCGATCACGCAGGCGATCTCCAACTCGTAGTCGAGCGCCTGCGTGTATTTTGGACAAGGCACTTGTTCGTCGTGGCCGAAAATAGAATTAGGGTTGGTGAAGTAGAAGGCGGGGAACTCGTACCACTCCTCAGGCACTTCGCGCCCGCGGTTGGCGTAAGCGGCGGTGACGTGGCCCTCGAAAGCGTAGAAGTCGCGCAGACTCATGGGGCGCGGCAAAGGCGGGAACAACTGCACTTCGTTCAGCCGCCACCCCACCCTGGCCCGGTGCGCTCCTTTCACCATCGTCGGGTCAACGCCGTCCAGCACGTTGAGCAGATTCCGGGCGTACAACCACGCCGGTTGCCCGGCATGAATCAGCCCAAAGACAGAATCCGGCAATGGCTCCGGCGGCAGGCCGCGCGCGCCCTGCGCCCAGCTTTGGGCCGCGTGCAAGTCAATCACCACATCGTCAAGCACCGTGCCGAGCCGGGCTTCGCGGGGAGAGTCGGGAGTGACAAAGGTAACGAGTTTCATTTTCGATTTTGGATTTTAGATTTTGGACTGCAATCAGCAATCGAAAATCCCAAATCTAAAATCACAAATTCCCCCGCTTCGCTTGCTCAATCTCAATACTCTCAAACAGCGCCTTGAAGTTGCCCACGCCGAAGCCGCGCGCGCCGCGCCGCTGGATCACTTCCAGGAACATCGTCGGGCGATCTTGAATCGGGCGGGAGAAAATCTGCAGGAGGTAGCCTTCATCGTCACGGTCGGCCAGAATGCCCAGGTCGGCGATGTCGTCGTAGCTCTCTTTGATCGCCCCGATGCGATCAGGCAAAGAGTCGTAATAGGCTTGCGGCACGCGCAGGAACTCAATGCCCCGGTCACGAAGCTCACGCACCGTCTTCACAATGTCGCCGGTGATCATGGCGATGTGCTGGACTCCGGGGCCGACGTAGTAATCGAGATATTCTTCGATCTGGCTCTTCTTCTTCCCCTCCGCCGGCTCGTTGATGGGGAACTTGATTCTTCCATTGCCGTTACCCATCACCTTCGACATCAGCGCCGAGTACTCAGTGTGGATCACCTTGTCGTCGTAGTGGACGATCTGGCGGAAGCCCATCGTCTTGTGGAACCAGTTGACCCAGTAATTCATCTTGCCCAGTTCGACGTTGCCGACGATGTGGTCAATAGCCGCCAGCCCGGTGGGAACCGTTGTCTTGTCCTCAGGCAATGGTTTGTAAGCGGGCTTGAACGCTCCGGCGTAGTCAGCCCGATCCACAAACTGGAAGTGCGTCTGGCCGTAGCCTTGAATGATGGCCGTGCGAATTGCGCCGTGATCGTCGCGGGCCTCGGTTGGCGGTTGGAGGCCCTTTGCGCCGCGAGAGGTGGTCTCGCGAAAGGCGGCTTCCACGTCGTCCACTTCCATGGCAATCGTCTTCACCCCATCGCCGTGCAAAAGGTGGTGGGCGGCCATCTCGTCGTGCGGCGAGTAGGGCGTGCTGAGCACTAGTCGAATCTGGCCCTGCTCCAGCACCCACGAGGCGAAGCGGCGGTTGCCCGTCTCCAGGCCGCTAAAGGCAACGGGCTTGAAGCCGAGCGCCTTCCAAAAGAAGACGGATTGCCTGGCGTTGCCCACCCAAAGCTCGAGGTGGTCAATGGCGTTGATTTTCAGGAAGTCGGCCTCTTCATGCATGGGCCGTTCAACAGCAGGGGTCATCGGTTGGGTGGTCATGTGGGGGAGCCTCCTTCGTGATCAAGATTACCACAAATCGCCATCTCTTCGCTATTTGCGAATGAACCGGCTTGGACTAGAATAGTGGTCAGTCTCCCGGAGAAAATATATGAGCAATATCATTACCCTTATGACCGACTTCGGCCTTCGCGACGGGTTCACCGCCGTGATGAAGGGGGTGATTCTCAACATCACCCCGACCGCGACCCTCATTGACGTGACTCATCTGATCTCACCACAGAACGTGCGCGAAGGCGCGGTTGTGTTCGGGCGCGGCGCGGGGTATTACCCGGACGGCACGATTCACATTTGCGTGGTTGACCCCGGCGTGGGCACGGCTCGCCGCCCACTGGCCGCCCGCTTCGGATCGCAAATTTACGTCGGGCCAGACAACGGCCTGATTACGTTGATGCACGCCCGGGCCAAACGCGAAGGCTGGCTGATGGAGTTCTATCATCTGAACCAACCCCAATATTGGTTGCCGGAGATCAGCAACATCTTTCATGGGCGCGATATATTTGCGCCCGCCGCCGCCCACCTGGCCGGCGGCGTCCCCTTAGACTCGGTCGGCTCGCCCATTACTGATCCTGTGCTATTCCCGCTAAGTCCGGTAGAATCAACGCCGAGCGGCGCGCGCGGCGAAATCATCCACATCGATCACTTTGGCAACATCGCCACCAACATTCGTCAAACAGATATTGCCGGGTTGGGTGAGGTAAAGGTAACTGTGCGCGGCGTGGAGATGCGCGGCCTGGTGCGCACCTTTGGCGAGCGCGCGCCGGGCGAACTGGTGGCCCTCATCAACAGCGTCGGCGAACTGGCGGTGGCTGTCGTGAACGGCAATGCCGGGCAAAGGCTGGGCGCGCAGATCGGCGACACAGTTGAAGTGACTCGATTATCGTAATCACCGTATCATGACTCATGGAAGGCCAGGTACTCCTGTACGGCGCGGATCCTAAAGACTACTCTCTAGCCAAACTGTCAGGGATTGTCGGGACGCTTTTACAAGACCCAGAGAAACAGATTCTGGGCGCGCACGTAAAATCGGAAGTGAGCTTTGGGCCGGAGAACCTGGGCCTGCCCGCCAGTGAGGTATGGGAGCGTGTGGATGAGGCCCTCAACCGCCTGGACATCATGTACTTGCGCGACCGCGAGACCTTCTCGATCTCCGGCGGCGAAAAACAAAAAGCGGCTCTGGCTGGATTGTTGGCGATGCGGCCTTCTATTCTGTTGCTCGACGAACCGCTGGCCTCGCTCGACCCGGCCTCGGCGCGTGAGGCGCTGGCGGTATTCCGCCACCTGGCCGACGAAGGCTCCACGATCCTGCTGGTGGAGCATCGCGTGGAAGATGCGCTCAACGCCCGGCCAGATCGCATTCTCTATCTAAAGGAAGGTGAGGTGCGATATCTGGGCCGGCCTGATAACCTGGCCGAGGTGGTGGACTGGCACGAGGTGAAGCTCCCGGCCCAGCAAGTGATGCAACGCGTGCGCGCGACTGGAACCCCCACCCCGCCGCCCGCGCCCGCTGACCGCAAACTGCGAACCTGGTATGCCTCACCGCTGATTGTTTTCGATAACGTGTCGTTCGCTTACGGCGACGGGCCGGAGATTTTGAAAAACGTCTCGCTTGAGATTCGCACCGGTGAGACGGTTGCCATCCTCGGCCCCAACGCCGCCGGCAAGAGCACGCTCATCAAACACGCCATTGGCCTGCTCAAGCCGCGCAAGGGCCGGGTGCTGGTGGACGGCAAGGATACGCGGGAACTGTCGGTGGCTCAAATCGCGCGCACACTCGGCTATGCCTTCCAGAGTCCCACGCACATGCTCTTCGCGCCGACGGTGAAAGAAGAGCTTGCCTTCGGGCCGCAAAACCTGGGATACAAGCCGGAGGAAATTGACAAGTCAATCACCGCTTCCCTCGACGCTCTCAATCTGGCCGGCCTGGAATCTTATCCGCCGCTCTCGCTCTCGTTCGGCCAGCAGAAGCGGGTGACGATTGCCTGCGTGGCCACGATGCGCTCGAAGATTCTGGCCCTCGACGAGCCGACCGCCGGGCAGGACTATGGCAACTACATGTCGTTCATGGACAGCATCCTCGGCGCCGACAACACTGCTGACGGCAATAAATCGCCGCTCTCGAATTTTGACGCCATGCTGTTCATCACCCACGATCTCGATCTGGCCGTGACCTATGCCACGCGAGCGATCCTGGTTTCCAACGGCGCTATCGCCGGCGACGGCCAACCCGAAACCGTGTTGAAAGATTACGACCTGCTCAAGCGCTGCCGGGTGGTGCCCACCTCTTTGCTCGACGAAAACCTGAGGTTGCTGCCCAAGACCCACAAATTCCAGCGGGCGGAAGTGCTGGCCGGGGTGAAGTAACCCTCTCCTCCCCTATGTTTGCCTTTCAACATCGGGAGGGCCAGGGTGGGGGTGTATCTTTTTGGCGTGAATGGGGTTGCATGTAATGGGCAAGCAGGATGGCCGGGGAGGCTTGAAACAACATCCTGAGAACACTCGTATCTTCAGCAACCTTTATCTATCTTTCACACAGGAGGAGAAATCTAATGGACAAGAGCAATATGTGGAAGTTCGGCACGCGCGAAATCGTCTACTCCGCTATCGGCGCGGCGCTGTACGGCGTTTTGAACTGGGTATTCAACAATCTCCAATTACCCGGCACGTCACTGGTTTCCATTCGCCCGCCGGTCGCCATTCCGATCTTCATGGGCATCGTGTTCGGCCCGTGGGTCGGCCTCTTCTCAGGCTTCTTCGGCAACGTCATCGGCGACCTGCTCTCCGGCTACGGCTTCTTTTGGGCCTGGGACGTGGGCAACGGCTTGATCGGGTTGATCCCCGGCCTTTTGCCATATATGGGTATCACCGAGATCAAGACCAGCCGTGACTACGTGATGGCCGCTGTGGCCGCCGTGGTGGCCTCGCTCGTCGGCATCGCTTTCCCAGCCCTGATCGCCGACCCGTTCATTTTGCGTAACATTGACTTTGCGGGCGGCCTCACCACCGAGTGGCTTCCGGCTGGCGTCACCGATGCGGTCAACGGGGCTATTCTTACCCCAATTCTGCTCTACGCCTGGAATGCTTTCCGTTCTCGCAGTGGGCGTTAAAGATCACCCCTTTCCTCTTTCCCATCCAAG
This window encodes:
- a CDS encoding fumarylacetoacetate hydrolase family protein: MKLVTFVTPDSPREARLGTVLDDVVIDLHAAQSWAQGARGLPPEPLPDSVFGLIHAGQPAWLYARNLLNVLDGVDPTMVKGAHRARVGWRLNEVQLFPPLPRPMSLRDFYAFEGHVTAAYANRGREVPEEWYEFPAFYFTNPNSIFGHDEQVPCPKYTQALDYELEIACVIGKTGRDIPAEKAEEYIFGYMIMNDWSARDVQRKEMKMLGPAKAKDFATSLGPWLVTIDELRDRATGKPGVFDLEMAARVNGVERSRGNFKDIHWSFGQIVERASADAFLLPGDVLGSGTVGTGCLLELTKGEGPWLQLGDVVELEIERLGILRNRIA
- a CDS encoding homogentisate 1,2-dioxygenase; this translates as MPFYHTLGQIPPKRHTQFRKPDGSLYREQVMGTKGFSGIQSILYHCHQPTQIKHAETLGSAKVEYVDYGPLRHRLFKSKDVPQGGDPLSGRRVLLGNENVTMAVVRPTESMSYHYRNGEAHELYFIHQGEGTLHSQFGKLDFGPGDYLNIPISTTWRMELRGAGHRMLVFESAHDFEPPQRYRNEYGQFLEHSPYCERDIRVPKELETHDEAGDFEVRVKARGEFHRHILDHHPLDVIGWDGFLYPYAFNIADFEPITGRVHQPPPVHQTFEGWNFVICSFVPRMFDYHPLAIPAPYNHANVNSDEVLYYAEGNFMSRKGVEQFDFSLHPGGLPHGPHPGTSEASIGKARTEELAVMCDTFHPLHVTAFALECEDERYAYSWVEHE
- a CDS encoding ABC transporter ATP-binding protein is translated as MEGQVLLYGADPKDYSLAKLSGIVGTLLQDPEKQILGAHVKSEVSFGPENLGLPASEVWERVDEALNRLDIMYLRDRETFSISGGEKQKAALAGLLAMRPSILLLDEPLASLDPASAREALAVFRHLADEGSTILLVEHRVEDALNARPDRILYLKEGEVRYLGRPDNLAEVVDWHEVKLPAQQVMQRVRATGTPTPPPAPADRKLRTWYASPLIVFDNVSFAYGDGPEILKNVSLEIRTGETVAILGPNAAGKSTLIKHAIGLLKPRKGRVLVDGKDTRELSVAQIARTLGYAFQSPTHMLFAPTVKEELAFGPQNLGYKPEEIDKSITASLDALNLAGLESYPPLSLSFGQQKRVTIACVATMRSKILALDEPTAGQDYGNYMSFMDSILGADNTADGNKSPLSNFDAMLFITHDLDLAVTYATRAILVSNGAIAGDGQPETVLKDYDLLKRCRVVPTSLLDENLRLLPKTHKFQRAEVLAGVK
- a CDS encoding ECF transporter S component; this translates as MWKFGTREIVYSAIGAALYGVLNWVFNNLQLPGTSLVSIRPPVAIPIFMGIVFGPWVGLFSGFFGNVIGDLLSGYGFFWAWDVGNGLIGLIPGLLPYMGITEIKTSRDYVMAAVAAVVASLVGIAFPALIADPFILRNIDFAGGLTTEWLPAGVTDAVNGAILTPILLYAWNAFRSRSGR
- a CDS encoding HAD family hydrolase; this encodes MSKRYAIRIRRFDTLMLDFARIHALLFDLDGTLADTDDAYIAAVARIIQPFHVLFPGRSPTRFLRWGLMTTETPLNWLMTVPDRLNLDTLLATATDTLYRLRGQGSAKRFLLIEGVRPMLESLAARYPLALVTSRDRRNAEGFLEQFELRPYFQVVVSALTAPRIKPHPAPVYHAAQQLGLPVENCVMIGDTTMDIRAGRRAGAQTVGVLCGFGERRELERAGATLILNKTAELTDVLLKQPAWEN
- a CDS encoding SAM-dependent chlorinase/fluorinase; the protein is MSNIITLMTDFGLRDGFTAVMKGVILNITPTATLIDVTHLISPQNVREGAVVFGRGAGYYPDGTIHICVVDPGVGTARRPLAARFGSQIYVGPDNGLITLMHARAKREGWLMEFYHLNQPQYWLPEISNIFHGRDIFAPAAAHLAGGVPLDSVGSPITDPVLFPLSPVESTPSGARGEIIHIDHFGNIATNIRQTDIAGLGEVKVTVRGVEMRGLVRTFGERAPGELVALINSVGELAVAVVNGNAGQRLGAQIGDTVEVTRLS
- a CDS encoding CfrBI family restriction endonuclease produces the protein MDKVSLNDLFPESGRILLTGGGKEFIERIGLETAKRAVLSVLMGENIRKQTEPLTRQRIAQISGAMVALFARGFSEVDDFSSQLSKMAVQQLEETKRNDKVSTWLAQWVIGLTGKSVQNVLRSDPKERAAYVAEFESIIQASAAQCRADMGDLKMTLGFVEDKKGNRVEMGWEDIARLTTAIGSLTLTIRGSDKSTYGKLFERLVLGSALSVLGFQLVGRTTNTKTHKVFWLADSSDTRECDATLLYQPGKLARFDIGFIGPGNSEISKDKLTRYAREMEIGGTTHASQTFIVVDRLPNTSKTRRAADKIGAEIIQMSMRYWLRDLAQRLEARLGYKHKLASMPDGKIESYLKTKLATTRIQDFLSGFSPVETDEEPEEE
- the hppD gene encoding 4-hydroxyphenylpyruvate dioxygenase, whose product is MHEEADFLKINAIDHLELWVGNARQSVFFWKALGFKPVAFSGLETGNRRFASWVLEQGQIRLVLSTPYSPHDEMAAHHLLHGDGVKTIAMEVDDVEAAFRETTSRGAKGLQPPTEARDDHGAIRTAIIQGYGQTHFQFVDRADYAGAFKPAYKPLPEDKTTVPTGLAAIDHIVGNVELGKMNYWVNWFHKTMGFRQIVHYDDKVIHTEYSALMSKVMGNGNGRIKFPINEPAEGKKKSQIEEYLDYYVGPGVQHIAMITGDIVKTVRELRDRGIEFLRVPQAYYDSLPDRIGAIKESYDDIADLGILADRDDEGYLLQIFSRPIQDRPTMFLEVIQRRGARGFGVGNFKALFESIEIEQAKRGNL
- a CDS encoding site-specific DNA-methyltransferase, with the translated sequence MTRKRQLVSEARKYLVTTVAQAREITDGWLSEIDLKKAAKLGLPEVDDRYHVWRVPLCDQQNAKIGEVVIDAYTTEILYHKTTKPEILEARLLQRGNGSVAHKHKSKAEYTLSPLRNTVGLGNCVDLIDEMPAGSVDLIFTSPPYFNARPEYSEYEEYEKYLFEMRQVIRRAHKILGEGRFLVMNTAPVLIRRASRNESSKRIAVPFELHRIFIEEGFDFIDDIIWVKPEGAGWATGRGRRFAADRNPLQYKAVPVTEYVLVYRKQTDMLIDWHIRTHPDRQLVADSKIDDDYERTNIWRIQPATNSKHPAAFPLELAEKVIKYYSFKNDVVMDPFAGSGTVGAAAAKLGRRFVLFDINPDYIELIKGSVDSWLGKASENILWLNCTAPAPALRLFEKPREYHVKRSRKRG
- a CDS encoding roadblock/LC7 domain-containing protein; protein product: MPDSKEPIKAILHDILRASPHITAAAVVHLSGLIVVSVMPYYVEEERVSAMSAVMLLLGERLTGAMKNGQLNKVYVRGETGHTVITAIGEEAVLSINASDEVPLGLLFIEMELAAEKLRELV